In a genomic window of Sutcliffiella sp. FSL R7-0096:
- the glpK gene encoding glycerol kinase GlpK, translating to MKKKYILALDQGTTSSRAILFNKGGEIVHTAQKEFTQYFPKPGWVEHDANEIWGSVLAVIAGVLSEAEVKPSEIAAIGITNQRETAVVWDKNTGKPVYNAIVWQSRQTADICEELKAKGHNELFRKKTGLLIDAYFSGTKVKWILDKVDGARIKAENGELLFGTIDSWLIWKLSGGMAHVTDYTNASRTLMYNIYDLKWDQELLDILDVPASMLPKVRSSSEIYAHTADYHFFGEIVPIAGAAGDQQAALFGQACFEKGMAKNTYGTGCFMLMNTGETPVPSKNGLLTTIAWGIDGKVEYALEGSIFVAGSAIQWLRDGLRMIKAAPDTEEYATRVESTDGVYVVPAFVGLGTPYWDSDARGAIFGLTRGTSKEHFIRATLESLAYQTRDVLQAMEADSGIKLKKLRTDGGAVKNNFLMKFQSDILNVPVERPQVNETTALGAAYLAGLAIGFWKSRDEIAENWMIDHTFEVTMNEETRTNLYDGWKKAVESTMGFKPVVRSLKEEQSV from the coding sequence ATGAAAAAAAAATACATTCTTGCTTTAGACCAAGGTACAACCAGCTCAAGGGCAATCTTGTTTAACAAAGGCGGGGAGATTGTTCATACTGCCCAAAAGGAATTTACACAGTATTTTCCTAAGCCGGGCTGGGTCGAGCATGATGCAAATGAAATTTGGGGGTCAGTTCTTGCTGTTATTGCGGGTGTCTTATCGGAGGCGGAAGTGAAGCCGAGTGAAATTGCTGCAATTGGTATTACGAATCAAAGAGAAACTGCAGTTGTATGGGATAAGAATACTGGAAAGCCAGTTTATAATGCGATTGTATGGCAATCACGTCAAACAGCTGATATTTGTGAAGAGCTCAAAGCCAAAGGGCATAATGAATTATTTAGAAAGAAAACAGGTTTATTAATAGATGCATATTTTTCAGGCACAAAAGTGAAATGGATATTAGACAAAGTGGATGGTGCTAGAATAAAAGCTGAAAATGGTGAGCTGCTTTTTGGGACGATTGATTCATGGTTAATCTGGAAGCTGAGTGGAGGAATGGCACATGTAACCGATTATACAAATGCTTCAAGAACGCTTATGTATAATATTTATGATCTGAAATGGGATCAGGAGCTGCTGGATATTTTAGATGTTCCTGCATCGATGCTGCCAAAGGTACGTTCTTCATCGGAAATATATGCCCATACGGCAGATTACCATTTCTTTGGGGAGATTGTGCCGATCGCAGGAGCAGCAGGCGATCAGCAAGCGGCTTTATTCGGTCAAGCATGCTTTGAGAAGGGCATGGCGAAAAACACTTATGGTACAGGCTGCTTCATGTTAATGAATACGGGTGAGACGCCAGTTCCGTCCAAAAATGGCTTATTGACAACAATAGCTTGGGGAATTGACGGGAAGGTTGAGTATGCTTTAGAAGGAAGTATTTTTGTAGCTGGATCAGCCATTCAATGGTTGCGTGACGGATTACGGATGATTAAAGCAGCTCCGGATACGGAAGAGTATGCGACTCGCGTAGAATCAACAGACGGGGTCTACGTTGTCCCAGCATTTGTTGGACTTGGAACTCCTTATTGGGATAGCGATGCCAGAGGTGCAATTTTCGGGTTAACACGCGGTACGTCAAAAGAGCATTTTATCCGTGCAACACTTGAATCTCTTGCGTATCAGACAAGAGATGTATTACAGGCAATGGAGGCGGATTCAGGAATAAAACTGAAAAAGCTTCGTACTGATGGTGGTGCAGTTAAAAATAACTTCTTAATGAAATTCCAAAGTGATATACTCAATGTCCCTGTTGAACGCCCGCAAGTAAATGAAACGACGGCACTTGGTGCAGCATATTTAGCCGGTCTTGCAATCGGTTTTTGGAAAAGTCGTGATGAAATTGCTGAAAACTGGATGATCGATCATACATTTGAGGTAACGATGAACGAAGAAACACGTACGAATTTATATGATGGATGGAAAAAAGCTGTTGAATCGACTATGGGATTCAAACCGGTTGTTCGGTCACTAAAAGAAGAGCAATCTGTATAA
- a CDS encoding MIP/aquaporin family protein: protein MSAFLGEVIGTMILIIFGGGVVAGVVLKKSKAENSGWIVITMGWGFAVAFGVYAVGGISGAHLNPAVTLGLASIGEFAWAEVPGYIAAQILGAFIGATIVYLHYLPHWRETVDQGAKLAVFSTGPAIRHTPSNLISEILGTAILLFGLLCIGANEFTEGLNPLIVGFFIVAIGLSLGGTTGYAINPARDLGPRIAHALLPIAGKGSSDWKYAWIPVVGPFLGGVLGAKFYQVVFTNGSETGLFILTLVIAAVVIAAKVMPVATPVEIEAKKKAAS, encoded by the coding sequence ATGTCTGCTTTTTTAGGTGAAGTAATTGGTACGATGATTTTAATTATTTTTGGAGGAGGAGTTGTTGCAGGCGTCGTTCTAAAAAAATCAAAAGCGGAAAACTCCGGATGGATTGTCATTACAATGGGATGGGGGTTTGCTGTAGCATTTGGTGTCTATGCTGTGGGAGGTATTAGTGGAGCACATCTTAATCCAGCGGTAACGCTTGGATTGGCGTCCATTGGGGAATTTGCCTGGGCGGAAGTGCCAGGTTATATTGCAGCGCAGATACTGGGGGCATTCATAGGAGCTACAATTGTTTACTTGCATTATCTGCCACATTGGAGAGAAACAGTGGACCAGGGAGCAAAACTAGCAGTATTTTCAACAGGTCCAGCTATACGCCACACTCCATCAAATTTAATTAGTGAAATTTTGGGTACAGCGATTTTACTATTTGGTCTTCTATGTATTGGTGCGAATGAATTTACAGAAGGGTTAAATCCATTAATCGTCGGTTTCTTTATTGTAGCAATCGGACTTTCACTTGGCGGTACAACGGGATATGCGATAAACCCTGCTCGTGATTTAGGTCCACGTATTGCACATGCTTTGTTACCGATTGCGGGGAAAGGTTCATCTGATTGGAAATATGCATGGATTCCAGTTGTAGGTCCATTCCTTGGAGGAGTTTTAGGGGCGAAGTTTTATCAGGTAGTGTTTACCAATGGATCTGAGACAGGTTTATTCATTCTTACTCTAGTTATAGCGGCTGTAGTTATAGCGGCAAAAGTGATGCCAGTTGCAACACCGGTGGAAATAGAAGCGAAAAAGAAGGCAGCATCCTAA
- a CDS encoding antibiotic biosynthesis monooxygenase — translation MSGIAKTPHPPYYAVIFASQRTENDRGYGKMAEKMVELASQQEGFLGVESARDEGLGITVSYWESLDSIKKWKEHLAHQVVQDRGKTEWYKNFALRVCKVERDRFFEM, via the coding sequence ATGAGTGGAATTGCTAAAACTCCTCATCCGCCTTATTATGCGGTAATATTTGCTTCACAACGAACTGAGAATGACAGAGGTTATGGGAAAATGGCTGAAAAAATGGTAGAGTTAGCTTCTCAACAGGAAGGTTTCTTAGGTGTGGAAAGTGCTCGTGATGAGGGATTGGGAATCACAGTTTCTTACTGGGAATCTCTTGATTCGATAAAGAAATGGAAAGAACATTTAGCACATCAAGTTGTACAAGACAGAGGAAAAACAGAATGGTATAAAAATTTTGCTCTTAGAGTCTGTAAAGTGGAGAGAGATAGGTTTTTCGAAATGTAA
- a CDS encoding glycoside hydrolase family 16 protein, whose protein sequence is MLKKKVFVLLTMFSLLFGGVMTGAKAAERPIGTAFLETFDSYDSERWSKAGIWTNGEMFNATWYPEQVTISEGTMMLQIDKEDDETASQQYKAGELRTNDFYHYGLFEVSMKPAKSTGTVSSLFTYTGPWDWDGDPWDEIDIEFLGKDTTKIQFNYFTNGVGGNEHYHELGFDAADDFNTYAFEWRPDSIRWFVNGELVHTATENIPQTPQKIMMNLWPGIGVDEWTGKFNGADTPVISQYDWVKYTPLDELDCYNEKNHKHKKHKKTKIQ, encoded by the coding sequence ATGTTAAAGAAAAAGGTATTTGTTTTATTAACGATGTTTTCATTATTGTTTGGAGGAGTTATGACTGGTGCAAAAGCAGCAGAAAGACCAATTGGGACTGCATTTCTTGAAACATTTGATTCTTATGACTCAGAACGTTGGTCCAAAGCAGGAATTTGGACAAATGGAGAAATGTTTAATGCGACATGGTATCCAGAACAAGTTACAATTTCTGAAGGTACAATGATGTTGCAAATTGATAAAGAAGACGATGAAACCGCAAGCCAACAATACAAGGCTGGAGAACTTCGGACAAACGATTTCTATCATTACGGGTTGTTTGAAGTGAGTATGAAACCTGCAAAATCAACTGGAACCGTCTCTTCATTATTCACTTATACTGGACCTTGGGATTGGGATGGTGATCCATGGGATGAAATTGACATCGAATTTTTAGGTAAAGATACCACTAAAATACAATTTAATTATTTTACAAACGGAGTAGGCGGGAATGAGCATTACCATGAATTAGGATTTGATGCAGCAGATGACTTCAATACGTACGCATTTGAGTGGAGACCAGATTCTATTCGTTGGTTTGTAAATGGTGAACTGGTTCATACGGCAACAGAAAATATACCACAAACTCCACAGAAAATAATGATGAACTTATGGCCTGGTATTGGAGTTGATGAATGGACTGGTAAATTTAATGGAGCAGATACCCCTGTAATTTCCCAGTACGATTGGGTGAAGTATACACCACTTGATGAACTAGATTGTTACAATGAGAAAAATCATAAGCACAAGAAACATAAGAAAACTAAGATTCAATAG
- a CDS encoding LacI family DNA-binding transcriptional regulator codes for MRSEDLAKLLGISRSTISRVINNYPDIPQATRDKVWKAIKEYNYVPNASARKLAGIRNNMIAIFVFDVKEGSAPHHLKTTDDTLIYNNPFFSPIINAISDQANKLDYYVLISIVYSKDDVKRVENVFSQKMIDGAIFVGTEDTDNELLFKLIEQEYFLALIDTNDIHNINHNAIYVNANNYEGSCKAISYLVELGHKKIGMITGNLKKLSAMERLEGYKDTLKKYNIILDENFIYEGDFMESSGYNGAKYILGKPNPPTALFLSNDTMAVGAYKAVEELGLKIPDDISIIGFDNAIFSQYLSPALTTVDMPFAELGKKAATLLIESIEQKTQRGNVEKLKVNLIERESCQRFKSRL; via the coding sequence ATGCGTAGTGAAGATTTAGCTAAACTTCTAGGTATTTCAAGAAGCACTATTTCGAGAGTAATTAATAATTATCCCGATATACCTCAAGCAACTCGTGATAAGGTATGGAAGGCAATTAAGGAGTATAATTATGTTCCAAATGCTTCTGCCCGTAAACTTGCAGGAATAAGAAATAATATGATCGCCATATTTGTATTTGATGTAAAAGAAGGGAGTGCCCCACACCACTTAAAAACAACAGATGATACACTTATATATAATAATCCTTTTTTCTCACCTATCATTAATGCAATTAGTGACCAAGCAAATAAATTAGACTATTATGTGTTAATTTCAATTGTCTATTCAAAAGATGACGTAAAAAGAGTGGAGAATGTTTTTTCGCAAAAAATGATAGATGGTGCCATCTTTGTTGGAACCGAAGATACAGATAACGAATTACTCTTTAAGCTTATTGAACAGGAGTATTTTCTTGCTCTAATTGATACAAATGACATTCATAATATAAATCATAATGCTATCTATGTAAATGCAAATAACTATGAAGGTAGTTGTAAGGCTATTTCATATTTAGTTGAATTGGGCCATAAAAAAATTGGTATGATTACTGGAAATTTAAAAAAGTTATCTGCAATGGAAAGACTAGAGGGTTATAAAGATACATTAAAAAAGTACAATATAATACTAGATGAAAATTTCATATATGAAGGGGACTTCATGGAAAGTAGTGGTTATAATGGGGCCAAGTATATTTTAGGTAAACCTAATCCTCCAACTGCACTATTTTTGAGCAATGATACAATGGCCGTAGGTGCTTATAAAGCCGTAGAAGAATTAGGGCTCAAAATACCGGATGATATTTCTATTATAGGCTTTGATAATGCCATTTTTTCGCAATATTTATCTCCAGCATTAACGACAGTTGATATGCCATTTGCTGAATTAGGGAAAAAAGCAGCAACATTATTAATAGAATCAATTGAGCAAAAGACACAACGCGGAAATGTAGAAAAGTTGAAAGTAAATCTAATCGAGAGAGAATCATGCCAACGATTTAAATCTCGATTATGA
- a CDS encoding DUF1304 domain-containing protein, translating to MEILAAILVGIVALEHLFIMILEIFFIDSKMAKRSFNLPKHLEGDRNVAVMFANQGLYNGFLAAGLIWGLILGFNSIGYMIQLFFLICVVVAAIFGGFTSNKSIIVKQGLPAILALVALLSVM from the coding sequence GTGGAAATACTAGCGGCGATTTTAGTTGGGATCGTAGCATTAGAACATTTATTTATTATGATACTTGAAATATTTTTTATTGATTCAAAAATGGCAAAACGATCTTTCAATTTACCGAAGCATTTAGAAGGAGATCGAAATGTAGCCGTCATGTTTGCAAATCAAGGGCTATATAATGGATTTTTAGCAGCTGGTCTTATTTGGGGACTCATACTTGGATTCAATTCAATTGGTTATATGATTCAGTTGTTTTTCTTAATTTGTGTGGTGGTGGCAGCTATTTTCGGAGGCTTTACATCCAACAAATCAATTATTGTGAAACAAGGACTTCCAGCTATTTTAGCATTGGTTGCCCTTTTATCTGTAATGTAG
- a CDS encoding nitroreductase family protein, protein MITSLKTNDFMKIMKGRRSIRNYDPSVKISKEEMTEILEEATTAPSSVNAQPWRFLVIESPEGKEKLTKLAKFNQSQVTTSSAVIAVFADMNNADYLEGIYSKAVDLGYMPQEVKDRQMEALMAHFEQLPAQVNRETILVDAGLVSMQLMLTARTHGYDTNPIGGYDKENIAEIFGLEKERYVPVMLLSIGKAADEGYASYRLPVDRIAQWK, encoded by the coding sequence ATGATAACTTCATTAAAAACAAACGATTTTATGAAAATCATGAAAGGGCGACGATCCATTCGTAACTATGATCCATCAGTCAAAATCAGCAAAGAAGAGATGACTGAAATACTAGAGGAAGCGACTACTGCTCCATCTTCAGTCAATGCACAGCCATGGCGTTTTCTTGTCATTGAAAGCCCAGAAGGTAAAGAGAAACTAACGAAGCTTGCTAAATTTAATCAGTCACAAGTCACCACTTCATCTGCCGTAATTGCAGTATTTGCAGATATGAACAATGCAGACTATTTAGAAGGAATTTACTCAAAAGCCGTTGACCTAGGCTACATGCCACAGGAGGTAAAAGACAGGCAAATGGAGGCTTTAATGGCACATTTTGAGCAGCTTCCGGCCCAAGTAAATCGGGAAACCATTCTGGTTGACGCTGGCCTCGTCTCCATGCAGCTTATGCTGACAGCACGTACACACGGATATGATACAAACCCAATTGGGGGCTATGATAAAGAAAATATCGCTGAAATCTTCGGATTGGAAAAAGAGCGCTATGTACCGGTCATGCTTCTTTCCATCGGAAAAGCAGCTGACGAAGGATATGCTTCATACCGTCTCCCTGTCGATAGAATTGCACAATGGAAATAA
- a CDS encoding MarR family transcriptional regulator codes for MTIFCSQEAEILYQLQSVNKVISTKFEVCTGISQTRLELLALLYQFDEISQSDLQKKMNIDGAAITRHVKQLESKGMVSRRRKSVDNRIILVHLTEQGRERIESSKKEKERFIKEMFANISEEKRLVLKDVLLQMQKNIENIKV; via the coding sequence TTGACAATATTCTGTTCACAAGAAGCTGAGATATTATATCAACTGCAATCCGTAAACAAAGTGATTAGCACGAAGTTTGAAGTATGTACCGGTATCAGCCAAACTCGTTTAGAGTTACTCGCTTTGCTTTATCAGTTTGATGAAATTAGTCAAAGTGACCTTCAAAAAAAGATGAATATCGATGGTGCTGCTATTACAAGACACGTCAAACAGCTTGAATCCAAAGGAATGGTGTCTAGAAGAAGGAAGTCTGTGGACAATCGTATAATACTTGTTCACTTAACTGAGCAAGGGCGAGAGAGAATCGAGTCTTCTAAAAAAGAAAAAGAGCGTTTCATAAAGGAAATGTTCGCAAATATCAGCGAAGAAAAACGTCTTGTTCTTAAGGATGTTTTGTTGCAGATGCAGAAAAATATAGAAAATATTAAAGTATAG